The Streptomyces achromogenes genome window below encodes:
- the sdhA gene encoding succinate dehydrogenase flavoprotein subunit translates to MKIHKYDTVIVGAGGAGMRAAIESTKRSRTAVLTKLYPTRSHTGAAQGGMAAALANVEEDNWEWHTFDTVKGGDYLVDQDAAEILAKEAIDSVLDLEKMGLPFNRTPNGTIDQRRFGGHSRNHGEAPVRRSCYAADRTGHMILQTLYQNCVKEGVEFYNEFYVLDQLITEVDGVKKSAGVVAYELATGEIHVFQAKAVIYASGGCGKFFKVTSNAHTLTGDGQAAVYRRGLPLEDMEFFQFHPTGIWRMGILLTEGARGEGGILRNKDGERFMEKYAPVMKDLASRDVVSRSIYTEIREGRGCGPEGDHVYLDLTHLPPEQLDAKLPDITEFARTYLGIEPYTDPIPIQPTAHYAMGGIPTNVEGEVLRDNTTVVPGLYAAGEVACVSVHGANRLGTNSLLDINVFGKRAGIAAAEYSQKADFVELPDSPAQLVVDQVERLRASTGTERVAVLRRELQETMDANVMVFRTEQTIKTAVEKIAELRERYKNVSIQDKGKRFNTDLLEAVELGNLLDLAEVMAVSALARKESRGGHYREDYPNRDDVNFMRHTMAYREVGDDGTETVRLDYKPVVQTRYQPMERKY, encoded by the coding sequence ATGAAGATCCACAAGTACGACACCGTCATCGTCGGCGCCGGCGGCGCCGGTATGCGCGCCGCCATCGAGTCGACCAAGCGCAGCCGCACCGCCGTGCTGACCAAGCTCTACCCCACCCGCTCCCACACGGGCGCAGCGCAGGGCGGCATGGCCGCCGCGCTGGCCAACGTGGAGGAGGACAACTGGGAGTGGCACACCTTCGACACGGTCAAGGGCGGTGACTACCTGGTCGACCAGGACGCCGCCGAGATCCTGGCGAAGGAGGCCATCGACTCCGTCCTCGACCTGGAGAAGATGGGCCTGCCGTTCAACCGCACCCCGAACGGCACGATCGACCAGCGCCGCTTCGGCGGTCACAGCCGCAACCACGGCGAGGCCCCGGTCCGCCGGTCCTGCTACGCGGCCGACCGCACCGGCCACATGATCCTCCAGACGCTGTACCAGAACTGCGTGAAGGAGGGCGTGGAGTTCTACAACGAGTTCTACGTCCTCGACCAGCTGATCACCGAGGTCGACGGCGTCAAGAAGTCCGCCGGCGTCGTGGCGTACGAGCTGGCCACCGGCGAGATCCACGTCTTCCAGGCGAAGGCCGTGATCTACGCCTCCGGCGGCTGCGGCAAGTTCTTCAAGGTGACGTCGAACGCGCACACGCTGACCGGTGACGGCCAGGCCGCCGTGTACCGGCGCGGGCTGCCGCTGGAGGACATGGAGTTCTTCCAGTTCCACCCGACCGGCATCTGGCGCATGGGCATCCTGCTGACGGAGGGCGCCCGCGGTGAGGGCGGCATCCTGCGCAACAAGGACGGCGAGCGCTTCATGGAGAAGTACGCGCCGGTCATGAAGGACCTCGCGTCCCGTGACGTCGTCTCCCGCTCGATCTACACGGAGATCCGCGAGGGCCGCGGCTGCGGTCCCGAGGGCGACCACGTCTACCTGGACCTCACCCACCTCCCGCCGGAGCAGCTGGACGCCAAGCTGCCCGACATCACCGAGTTCGCGCGCACCTACCTCGGCATCGAGCCCTACACGGACCCGATCCCGATCCAGCCGACCGCGCACTACGCCATGGGCGGCATCCCGACGAACGTCGAGGGCGAGGTCCTGCGCGACAACACGACGGTCGTCCCGGGCCTGTACGCGGCCGGCGAGGTCGCCTGTGTGTCGGTGCACGGCGCCAACCGTCTGGGCACCAACTCGCTGCTGGACATCAACGTGTTCGGCAAGCGGGCCGGCATCGCCGCCGCGGAGTACTCGCAGAAGGCGGACTTCGTCGAGCTGCCGGACAGCCCCGCGCAGCTGGTCGTCGACCAGGTGGAGCGGCTGCGCGCCTCCACGGGCACCGAGCGCGTGGCGGTCCTGCGCCGTGAGCTGCAGGAGACCATGGACGCGAACGTCATGGTGTTCCGCACCGAGCAGACGATCAAGACGGCGGTCGAGAAGATCGCCGAGCTGCGCGAGCGGTACAAGAACGTCTCGATCCAGGACAAGGGCAAGCGGTTCAACACGGACCTGCTGGAGGCCGTCGAGCTGGGCAACCTGCTCGACCTGGCCGAGGTCATGGCGGTGTCGGCGCTGGCCCGCAAGGAGTCCCGCGGCGGCCACTACCGCGAGGACTACCCGAACCGCGACGACGTCAACTTCATGCGCCACACCATGGCGTACCGCGAGGTGGGCGACGACGGCACCGAGACCGTCCGTCTCGACTACAAGCCGGTCGTCCAGACCCGCTACCAGCCGATGGAGCGTAAGTACTGA
- a CDS encoding succinate dehydrogenase hydrophobic membrane anchor subunit gives MATTESTAAGIGPVEGGSGYDVDNPAPFIEAPRRRTKKTPKSTRGNFEMAAWLFMRLSGVVLVVLVLGHLLIQLVLDGGVSKIGFAFVAGRWASPFWQVWDLLMLWLAMLHGANGLRTVINDYAERANTRLWLKGLLYTATVFTILLGTLVIFTFDPNIR, from the coding sequence ATGGCGACCACTGAATCCACCGCAGCCGGGATCGGCCCCGTAGAGGGCGGCTCCGGCTACGACGTCGACAACCCTGCGCCCTTCATCGAGGCCCCGCGCCGGCGCACCAAGAAGACCCCGAAGTCCACCCGGGGCAACTTCGAGATGGCCGCCTGGCTGTTCATGCGCCTGTCGGGCGTCGTGCTGGTCGTGCTGGTCCTCGGCCACCTGCTGATCCAGCTGGTGCTGGACGGCGGCGTGTCGAAGATCGGCTTCGCGTTCGTGGCGGGCCGCTGGGCGTCCCCCTTCTGGCAGGTCTGGGACCTGCTGATGCTGTGGCTCGCGATGCTGCACGGGGCGAACGGCCTGCGCACGGTCATCAACGACTACGCGGAGCGCGCGAACACCCGGCTGTGGCTGAAGGGCCTGCTCTACACCGCCACGGTGTTCACCATCCTGCTGGGCACGCTGGTGATCTTCACCTTCGACCCGAACATCCGCTAG
- the sdhC gene encoding succinate dehydrogenase, cytochrome b556 subunit, translated as MPAGTLYRGREGMWSWVAHRVTGVLIFFFLFVHVLDTALVRVSPEDYDKVVATYKTPIVALLEYGLVAAILFHALNGLRVIAVDFWSKGTRYQKHMLWTVVGLWLVLMLGAVYPVLGHAARELFGS; from the coding sequence GTGCCGGCTGGAACGCTGTACCGCGGCCGGGAAGGAATGTGGTCCTGGGTGGCTCATCGAGTCACCGGCGTCCTCATCTTCTTCTTCCTGTTCGTCCACGTGCTGGACACCGCCCTCGTGCGTGTCTCCCCCGAGGACTACGACAAGGTCGTAGCCACCTACAAGACCCCCATCGTCGCGCTGCTGGAGTACGGCCTCGTCGCCGCCATCCTCTTCCACGCGCTCAACGGCCTGCGCGTCATCGCCGTCGACTTCTGGTCGAAGGGCACGCGCTACCAGAAGCACATGCTCTGGACCGTCGTGGGCCTGTGGCTCGTGCTGATGCTCGGGGCGGTCTACCCCGTCCTCGGACACGCCGCTCGTGAACTGTTCGGGAGCTGA
- a CDS encoding 2-oxo-4-hydroxy-4-carboxy-5-ureidoimidazoline decarboxylase, with the protein MTRGSTLPAHRLPHLSGRLAIPAQTRTSPVPVLHGFNTASADEARRVLLTCLHSPRWARRLADHRPYPTMDSLLAASDEAAYDLTPDDLAEALAAETLPTLPDDAYEAAHMALSAAHSAYEARFGHVFVICLDGLPPPEALDHVLEGIRSRLANDPEDERVVAAEELRRLARGRLVGAVRGAGL; encoded by the coding sequence GTGACGCGAGGATCCACGCTGCCTGCGCACCGTCTTCCCCACCTCTCCGGCCGCCTCGCCATACCGGCGCAGACCCGGACGTCACCGGTGCCCGTGCTGCACGGCTTCAACACCGCGTCCGCCGACGAGGCCCGCCGTGTGCTGCTGACCTGCCTGCACAGTCCCCGCTGGGCCCGTCGCCTCGCCGACCACCGCCCCTATCCGACGATGGACTCCCTGCTGGCGGCGTCGGACGAGGCGGCGTACGACCTGACACCGGACGACCTGGCGGAGGCCCTGGCGGCGGAGACCCTTCCCACGCTGCCGGACGACGCGTACGAAGCGGCCCACATGGCGCTGAGCGCGGCCCACTCCGCCTACGAGGCCAGATTCGGGCACGTGTTCGTCATCTGCCTGGACGGGCTGCCGCCGCCGGAGGCCCTGGACCACGTCCTGGAGGGCATCCGGTCACGGTTGGCGAACGATCCGGAGGACGAGCGGGTGGTGGCGGCGGAAGAGCTCCGCCGCCTGGCCAGAGGGCGGCTGGTCGGCGCCGTCAGGGGCGCGGGGCTGTAG
- a CDS encoding beta-N-acetylhexosaminidase encodes MTRALTAGGLVAALGVGAGLWASSGDPGTPAGSSSRQVAEGASGGGPGAARAPSPSPTPSRSYPLSTAPRTIPAVRSHTPARGPGWRPAAGRRVVVGDARLADEGRLVAGELGLSYAGVRGDTRAGDLRLVRNADRGANPESYTMTVRGGRVTVSAPSDAGVFYGTRTLKQEVHGGGTAPEGVVRDQPAKPQRGFTLDIARKNFSAGWIEDRVRELGDLKYNQLGLHFSDDQAFRIQSDTHPEIVAPEHLTKAQVRQIVAVAAQRHITVVPEIDSPGHLGAVLAAHPELQLRNVRGVATRGAIDISKQASASLLDDLLNEYAGLFPGGYWHLGGDEYQALTVSNPAASYPQLASAARARYGAGAGVSDLATGWLNDRADTVRAHDRTMRAWNDGFFRGTSVKPAADLVVAYWTGKEFGARTPTEYLSAGRKMLNYNDKYLYYVLGEPNDFVYPTGRRIYEEWTPRVLRGTTPVAARYDAQILGGSFSVWCDLANSQTQAQVAAGVRMPLRATSQKLWDARTPALTWTQFTSLANRLG; translated from the coding sequence GTGACACGGGCACTGACGGCGGGCGGGCTGGTCGCCGCGCTCGGTGTCGGAGCGGGGCTGTGGGCCTCCTCGGGTGATCCCGGGACGCCGGCCGGGTCGTCCTCCCGGCAGGTCGCCGAGGGCGCCTCCGGCGGCGGCCCGGGCGCGGCCCGCGCCCCTTCCCCGAGCCCCACGCCCAGCCGCTCCTACCCCCTGTCCACCGCCCCCCGCACCATCCCCGCCGTCCGCTCCCACACCCCGGCCCGAGGCCCGGGCTGGCGGCCCGCGGCCGGCCGCCGGGTCGTGGTCGGCGACGCCCGGCTCGCCGACGAGGGGCGTCTGGTCGCCGGCGAGCTGGGACTGAGTTACGCCGGCGTGCGCGGCGACACGCGCGCCGGCGACCTGCGCCTCGTCCGCAACGCCGACCGGGGCGCGAACCCGGAGTCGTACACCATGACCGTGCGCGGCGGGCGGGTCACCGTCAGCGCGCCCTCGGACGCCGGCGTCTTCTACGGCACCCGCACGCTCAAGCAGGAGGTGCACGGCGGCGGGACGGCCCCCGAGGGCGTCGTCCGCGACCAGCCGGCCAAGCCGCAGCGCGGGTTCACGCTGGACATCGCGCGCAAGAACTTCAGCGCCGGCTGGATCGAGGACCGGGTGCGCGAGCTCGGCGACCTCAAGTACAACCAGCTCGGCCTGCACTTCTCCGACGACCAGGCGTTCCGCATCCAGTCCGACACGCATCCGGAGATCGTCGCCCCGGAGCACCTGACCAAGGCCCAGGTGCGGCAGATCGTCGCGGTGGCGGCCCAGCGGCACATCACCGTCGTGCCCGAGATCGACTCGCCCGGACACCTCGGCGCCGTCCTCGCCGCCCACCCCGAGCTGCAGCTGCGCAACGTGCGGGGCGTCGCCACCCGCGGGGCGATCGACATCTCCAAGCAGGCGTCCGCGAGCCTCCTCGACGACCTGCTGAACGAGTACGCCGGCCTCTTCCCCGGCGGCTACTGGCATCTCGGCGGCGACGAGTACCAGGCGCTGACGGTGTCGAACCCGGCCGCCTCCTACCCGCAGCTGGCCTCCGCCGCACGGGCCCGGTACGGCGCCGGCGCGGGCGTCTCCGACCTCGCCACCGGCTGGCTCAACGACCGCGCCGACACCGTCCGCGCCCACGACCGGACCATGCGCGCGTGGAACGACGGGTTCTTCCGCGGCACGTCGGTGAAGCCGGCCGCCGACCTCGTGGTCGCCTACTGGACGGGCAAGGAGTTCGGCGCCCGGACGCCGACGGAGTACCTGAGCGCGGGGCGCAAGATGCTCAACTACAACGACAAGTACCTCTACTACGTCCTCGGCGAGCCCAACGACTTCGTGTACCCGACCGGACGGCGCATCTACGAGGAGTGGACCCCGCGCGTGCTGCGCGGCACCACCCCGGTCGCCGCGAGGTACGACGCCCAGATCCTCGGCGGCTCCTTCTCGGTCTGGTGCGACCTCGCGAACTCCCAGACGCAGGCGCAGGTCGCGGCGGGCGTGCGGATGCCGCTGCGGGCCACCTCGCAGAAACTGTGGGACGCCCGGACGCCGGCGCTGACCTGGACGCAGTTCACGTCCCTTGCGAACAGGCTGGGCTGA
- a CDS encoding RNA polymerase sigma factor, whose product MGDDAELTAAVLAAQHGDETAFRTVYRAVHPRLLGYVRTLVGDPDAEDVTSEAWLQIARDLERFTGDADRFRGWAARIARNRALDHIRMRGRRPATGGDETELAGRAAESDTAGEAIEALATGRTLGLIARLPQDQAEAVVLRVVMGLDAKTAADTLGKRPGAVRTAAHRGLRKLAELLGDDPETAGVLDALPPQRRPRSRTVTSAGVTHARTRTQRDM is encoded by the coding sequence GTGGGGGACGACGCGGAGCTGACAGCCGCGGTGCTCGCGGCACAGCACGGGGACGAGACCGCGTTTCGGACCGTGTACCGCGCGGTGCACCCGCGGCTGCTGGGATACGTGCGCACACTGGTCGGTGATCCCGACGCCGAGGACGTGACGTCCGAGGCCTGGCTGCAGATCGCCCGGGACCTCGAGCGGTTCACCGGCGACGCGGACCGCTTCCGCGGCTGGGCCGCCAGGATCGCCCGCAACCGCGCCCTGGACCACATACGGATGCGCGGAAGACGCCCGGCGACGGGCGGCGACGAGACCGAGCTGGCCGGCCGGGCCGCCGAGTCCGACACCGCGGGTGAGGCCATCGAGGCGCTGGCCACCGGCCGCACCCTCGGCCTCATCGCCCGGCTGCCGCAGGACCAGGCCGAGGCCGTCGTCCTGCGGGTGGTCATGGGACTGGACGCCAAGACGGCCGCCGACACGCTCGGCAAGCGGCCCGGCGCGGTGCGCACCGCCGCCCATCGAGGCCTGAGGAAACTCGCCGAACTGCTCGGCGACGACCCGGAGACGGCCGGTGTGCTGGACGCGCTGCCGCCCCAGCGACGACCGCGCTCCCGCACGGTGACGTCCGCCGGTGTGACGCATGCGCGCACGCGGACGCAGAGGGACATGTGA
- a CDS encoding acyl-CoA mutase large subunit family protein, giving the protein MARESESGLPIEPVYGPQDLAGWDPAEQLGEPGAYPFTRGVYPSMYTGRPWTMRQYAGFGTAVESNARYRQLIAHGTTGLSVAFDLPTQMGHDSDAPIAHGEVGKVGVAIDSVEDMRVLFDGIPLDQVSTSMTINAPAALLLLMYQLVGEEQGVPAGRLTGTVQNDVLKEYIARGTYIFPPKPSLRLIADIFRYCRAEIPRWNTISISGYHMAEAGASPAQEIAFTLADGIEYVRTAVAAGMDVDDFAPRLSFFFVARTTLLEEVAKFRAARRIWARVMKEEFGAKNPKSLMLRFHTQTAGVQLTAQQPEVNLVRVAVQGLAAVLGGTQSLHTNSFDEAIALPTDKSARLALRTQQVLAHETDVTATVDPFAGSYVVERMTDDLEAAIVALMRRVEDLGGAVSAIEHGFQKNEIEGSAYRIAQETDSGERVVVGVNRFRLDAEEPYEPLRVDPAIEAQQAERLARLRAERDPAAVDTALDALRKAARGEDNVLYPMKDALRARATVGEVCNALREVWGTYVPSDAF; this is encoded by the coding sequence ATGGCGCGTGAGTCGGAGTCCGGACTGCCCATCGAGCCGGTGTACGGCCCGCAGGACCTGGCCGGCTGGGACCCTGCCGAGCAGCTGGGCGAGCCGGGCGCGTACCCCTTCACCCGGGGCGTCTACCCGTCGATGTACACGGGCCGCCCCTGGACGATGCGTCAGTACGCGGGGTTCGGCACGGCCGTCGAGTCCAACGCCCGCTACCGGCAGCTGATCGCCCACGGCACCACGGGCCTGTCGGTCGCCTTCGACCTGCCCACCCAGATGGGCCACGACTCCGACGCCCCGATCGCGCACGGCGAGGTCGGCAAGGTCGGCGTGGCGATCGACTCGGTCGAGGACATGCGGGTGCTGTTCGACGGGATCCCGCTGGACCAGGTGTCGACGTCCATGACGATCAACGCCCCCGCCGCGCTGCTGCTGCTGATGTACCAGCTGGTCGGCGAGGAGCAGGGCGTCCCGGCCGGCCGGCTCACCGGCACGGTCCAGAACGACGTGCTGAAGGAGTACATCGCGCGCGGGACGTACATCTTCCCGCCGAAGCCCTCGCTCCGCCTGATCGCCGACATCTTCCGGTACTGCCGGGCCGAGATCCCGAGGTGGAACACCATCTCGATCTCCGGCTACCACATGGCGGAGGCGGGCGCGTCGCCCGCCCAGGAGATCGCCTTCACGCTGGCCGACGGCATCGAGTACGTCCGTACGGCGGTCGCCGCCGGCATGGACGTGGACGACTTCGCACCGCGGCTGTCCTTCTTCTTCGTGGCCCGCACGACGCTCCTCGAGGAGGTCGCGAAGTTCCGCGCCGCCCGCCGGATCTGGGCGCGGGTGATGAAGGAGGAGTTCGGTGCGAAGAACCCCAAGTCGCTGATGCTGCGCTTCCACACGCAGACCGCCGGCGTCCAGCTGACGGCCCAGCAGCCCGAGGTGAACCTGGTCCGGGTCGCCGTCCAGGGGCTGGCGGCGGTGCTCGGCGGCACCCAGTCGCTGCACACCAACTCCTTCGACGAGGCCATCGCGCTGCCGACCGACAAGAGCGCGCGGCTGGCCCTGCGCACCCAGCAGGTCCTGGCTCACGAAACGGATGTGACGGCCACCGTCGACCCCTTCGCGGGCTCGTACGTCGTGGAGCGGATGACCGACGACCTGGAAGCGGCGATCGTCGCTCTCATGCGCCGGGTCGAGGACCTCGGCGGGGCGGTGTCGGCCATCGAGCACGGCTTCCAGAAGAACGAGATCGAGGGGTCCGCCTACCGGATCGCGCAGGAGACCGACTCCGGCGAGCGGGTCGTGGTCGGCGTCAACCGCTTCCGGTTGGACGCGGAGGAGCCGTACGAGCCCCTGCGCGTCGACCCGGCCATCGAGGCGCAGCAGGCGGAGCGCCTCGCCCGGCTCCGCGCGGAGCGCGACCCGGCGGCCGTGGACACCGCCCTCGACGCCCTGAGGAAGGCGGCGCGGGGCGAGGACAACGTCCTGTACCCGATGAAGGACGCGCTGCGGGCCCGGGCGACGGTGGGCGAGGTGTGCAACGCCCTGCGGGAGGTCTGGGGGACCTATGTCCCCTCGGACGCCTTCTGA
- a CDS encoding amidohydrolase → MSRESEADPSGEAALPGALPGALPEALRAELVAFRRDLHMHPELGNQEFRTTAAIKARLEKAGLRPRVLAVGTGLICDIGTVGAEGAAVGGVPVLAMRADIDALPIPDTKTECAYRSTVPDRAHACGHDVHTTVVLGAGLVLAELHRQGRLPRPVRLIFQPAEEVLPGGAADAIADGALDGVGRIIAVHCDPRVDAGRVGLREGAITSACDRLEISLDGPGGHTARPHLTTDLVTAAARVVTDVPALVGRRVDTRAGLAVTWGRIESGHAPNVIPQRAELSGTVRCLDLEAWRQAPDIVVAAIDEVANLHRAKSEINYVRGVPPVVNDGDVTALLRDAMVARRGESAVEGTEQSLGGEDFSWYLERVPGSMARLGVRPPGERTVRDLHQGDFDADESAITVGVELFTAAALLDAAGR, encoded by the coding sequence ATGTCCCGAGAGTCCGAGGCCGATCCCTCAGGGGAAGCAGCGCTCCCCGGCGCCCTTCCCGGCGCCCTGCCGGAGGCGCTGCGCGCCGAGCTCGTGGCCTTCCGCCGCGACCTGCACATGCACCCTGAGCTGGGCAACCAGGAGTTCCGCACGACGGCCGCGATCAAGGCCCGCCTCGAGAAGGCGGGGCTGCGGCCCCGCGTGCTCGCCGTCGGCACCGGCCTCATCTGCGACATCGGGACCGTGGGGGCGGAGGGCGCGGCGGTCGGCGGCGTCCCCGTTCTCGCGATGCGCGCCGACATCGACGCGCTGCCCATCCCGGACACGAAGACCGAGTGCGCCTACCGGTCCACGGTCCCCGACCGCGCGCACGCCTGCGGCCACGACGTGCACACCACCGTCGTCCTCGGCGCCGGTCTCGTCCTGGCGGAACTGCACCGGCAGGGCCGGCTCCCGCGGCCGGTGCGGCTGATCTTCCAGCCCGCCGAGGAGGTGCTGCCCGGCGGCGCCGCCGACGCCATCGCCGACGGCGCGCTGGACGGCGTGGGCCGGATCATCGCCGTGCACTGCGACCCCCGGGTCGACGCGGGCAGGGTCGGTCTGCGCGAGGGCGCCATCACCTCCGCCTGCGACCGGCTGGAGATCTCCCTGGACGGGCCCGGCGGCCACACCGCACGCCCGCACCTGACCACCGACCTCGTCACGGCGGCCGCCCGGGTGGTCACCGACGTGCCCGCGCTGGTCGGCCGCCGGGTCGACACGCGCGCCGGACTGGCCGTCACCTGGGGCCGCATCGAGAGCGGCCACGCCCCGAACGTGATCCCGCAGCGCGCCGAGCTCTCCGGGACCGTCCGCTGCCTGGACCTCGAGGCGTGGCGGCAGGCGCCGGACATCGTGGTCGCGGCGATCGACGAGGTGGCCAACCTGCACCGGGCCAAGTCGGAGATCAACTACGTACGGGGCGTCCCGCCGGTCGTCAACGACGGCGACGTCACCGCCCTGCTGCGGGACGCCATGGTGGCCCGGCGCGGCGAGTCGGCCGTGGAGGGCACCGAGCAGAGCCTCGGCGGCGAGGACTTCTCCTGGTACCTGGAGCGGGTCCCCGGTTCGATGGCCCGGCTCGGTGTGCGCCCGCCCGGCGAGCGCACCGTGCGCGACCTGCACCAGGGCGACTTCGACGCCGACGAGTCGGCGATCACCGTCGGCGTGGAGCTCTTCACGGCGGCAGCGCTGCTGGACGCGGCGGGCAGGTAG
- a CDS encoding BMP family lipoprotein, producing MRRVAKLSAACIATAALALTATACGSTSSENDSSSSSSASAGGGSGVKIGLAFDVGGRGDRSFNDSAARGADKAKAEFGGSIKELTAKTSDTEADREQRLTDLADAGYNPIVGVGFSYAASMTKVAAKYPKVSFGIVDSVVDAKNVDSITFTEEQGSYLAGVAAALKTKKNHVGFIGGVDVPLIKKFEAGFTQGVHDTKPAVKVDSQYLSHGSDFSGFASPDKGKAAASGMLDNGADVIYSAAGSSGNGAIEAVNGVKGAWAIGVDSDQYNIPGLAKYKASILTSMVKNVDVGVYDFVKSVHDGKPLTGVNNYSLAKNGVSLATSGGFIDDIKTQLDAAKQKIVDGSIKVKTTP from the coding sequence GTGCGCCGGGTAGCCAAGCTTTCCGCTGCGTGTATCGCCACCGCAGCTCTCGCACTGACTGCCACTGCATGTGGCAGCACCTCCTCCGAGAACGACAGCAGCAGCTCGTCCTCCGCCTCTGCGGGCGGCGGTTCGGGCGTCAAGATCGGTCTCGCCTTCGACGTCGGCGGCCGTGGTGACCGTTCCTTCAACGACTCCGCCGCGCGCGGCGCCGACAAGGCCAAGGCGGAGTTCGGCGGCTCGATCAAGGAGCTGACCGCCAAGACCTCCGACACCGAGGCCGACCGCGAGCAGCGTCTGACCGACCTGGCGGACGCCGGCTACAACCCCATCGTCGGCGTCGGCTTCTCCTACGCCGCCTCGATGACCAAGGTCGCCGCGAAGTACCCGAAGGTCAGCTTCGGCATCGTCGACTCGGTGGTGGACGCCAAGAACGTCGACAGCATCACCTTCACCGAGGAGCAGGGCTCCTACCTGGCCGGTGTCGCCGCGGCCCTGAAGACGAAGAAGAACCACGTCGGCTTCATCGGCGGCGTCGACGTCCCGCTGATCAAGAAGTTCGAGGCGGGATTCACGCAGGGCGTGCACGACACGAAGCCCGCGGTCAAGGTCGACAGCCAGTACCTGAGCCACGGCTCGGACTTCTCCGGCTTCGCCAGCCCCGACAAGGGCAAGGCCGCCGCGTCGGGCATGCTCGACAACGGCGCCGACGTCATCTACTCGGCGGCCGGCTCCTCCGGCAACGGCGCGATCGAGGCCGTCAACGGCGTCAAGGGCGCCTGGGCCATCGGCGTGGACTCCGACCAGTACAACATCCCGGGTCTGGCCAAGTACAAGGCCTCGATCCTGACCTCGATGGTCAAGAACGTCGACGTCGGCGTCTACGACTTCGTCAAGTCCGTCCACGACGGCAAGCCGCTGACGGGCGTCAACAACTACTCGCTCGCCAAGAACGGTGTCTCGCTCGCCACCAGCGGTGGCTTCATCGACGACATCAAGACCCAGCTGGACGCGGCGAAGCAGAAGATCGTCGACGGCTCCATCAAGGTCAAGACCACCCCGTGA